The genomic segment TACAGCCTCATTTTCTGGGTAAAGTATACGACTGACTTGTCGAGGTGAATCGTGGAAGGGGGGCCGCGGCCAGGGGGGCGCTCCAAAGGATAACAAGCTAACAACAAAAGGCTACAAAAAAGGCTAACAAGCCCCATCTAAAACAGGGCAATTTATCGCTGGAAAGTCAATAAAGTGACCTCAAGTTTCTGAATGGGTGAAAAActtatattttgatttgaaagaATCAAAACTATTCGCTCACACGACGTCTTTGTttcttgaaatgttttaaaatccaacatgaaaatacattcacgtttcatttaaatatattacttcactctattttattattgttaaaaaagttACAAAGTTTTAAGATCCTAAAATGTGACATCATTATTGTcctttaattattaaaaaagaaatccagTAAACAATAGACATAAGTCCAATTATTTTGAGCGGTAATTGAATGCAACACACTGAAAAACAAGtcatgattgttgttgttgctgctgatTTTATCTTTTGGCTGCAATCAGCCCTCTGCCAGCAACACAAAGTTCACCCTAAATGCTTTTATCGGTCCAATTTATGGCAACTGCTGCCATTAGTGCAACGCCTTTCCCGAAGGGAAGTGAAATTTGTGTCAATTTGTGGAAATAATGGCTGTTTGTCTTCCTCAAGGTGACGGGCATGATTCTGTTGGCAGTAGGGGTTTGGGGAAAAGTCAACCTGGAGGCGTACATCACGCTGGCCACCGACGAGACCACCAACGCGCCGTACGTCCTGATTGGCACCGGCGCCGCCATCATCGTCTTCGGGCTGTTTGGTTGCTTCGCCACTTGCCGCGGCAGCACATGGATGCTCAAACTGGTGAGGACCGCTCATCGCTCGATTCCAACGAACTCCTTTTTGACGCgctctcctttttttccagtacGCCATGTTCTTGACCGTGGTCTTCCTGGCCGAGCTGGTGGCCGGAATATCTGGCTTCATCTTCAGGCACGAGGTCAGTCAGCCGTGCTGTGGCAAGCCAGCGGCCagagaaaaatgattttgacttttttcagaTTAAAGCCAAAATGGGAACCGCGTACAAAAGTGCAGTCCTGTCCTACAACAGCACTGAGACCAGCAGAGTTGCGGTGGATGCAATCCAGAGGACCGTAAGACCACTTTGTTTTTCATCTTCTTGGGCGGCCATTTTTTTACCTATATTCTAGTGCCACTTGCccaattaaaatgatttatttcatagcgaattttatttttttatttgttcgcATGCAGTTGCAATGTTGCGGTGTGAAAAACTACACGGACTGGGTGGACACGGACTACTTCAAAGACAACGGCATCCCTGCCAGTTGCTGCAAAGTCAACACCAACTGCTCCCCGGAGAACCTCAAAGATGTGGAAAAGGCTAAGAATGAAGTTTATCATACTGTGAGTTGATGAACTAAATTAGTGTTGTCGTTGTGATGTCTTCAACTTTGCAATACTTAGCTTCTTAATAGTGCTCCCTGCTGGGTGCACAGCTGCAACCCCGATGAGAGAAATgcattagtttttgtttttttatggtccAAAGAGCTATATTTCGGCATATTCCAAACATTtcaatgttgtcttttttttcttttacagggCTGCTTTTCTCTGGTGACTAACGTCATGGAGTCCAACCTGGGCATCATTGCTGGCATCTCCTTTGGAATTGCCTTCTTCCAGGTATAATAgttttttactttgatttggggACTAGACTTCTGCACACACTgctgttatttttcttcatggTATCAGTTTTAATGtgatattgaatttttttccagcTCATTGGGATATTCCTGGCCTGCTGCTTGTCTCGATACATCACCAACAACCAGTATGAGATGGTGTGAGAATTCCGGTCGCTAAtgcaggtaaaaaataaaaaataaatctaattcaATGACAAAGTGAAGATTTTCTCAATGTCTGCTTTGTTTTCCAGATGTGTATCCCCGCATGCTGCACCCCGATATCAATGGCTGACCCTTTTGTgatttttaagcttttttagAGAGGGAAAACtcactgccttttttttaaaatacgcCTGCACAACAGGGCATTGGAGCAGAAGGGAATATTACAAAAGGAGTTTGAAAGGAAagttttgtttgatttaaacATTTCAGCTTGTTTTCTTGTTAATGtgtagatgtttttttgtgcttaaGCATTGTATTGTGTCGGTTCCTTGTCTTTAATGAATACCATTGCCTTATTTGCGCATTGTAATAAAATGTGCCTAAACAACAGACTGACATGGGAATGTGTGTGAGGTTATTTGTGCAGGAAATTGCATTATTCAACCCACGTTTTCAGATCAAATTCATCAGttgatcatttttaattcatttgaagtgacaTTACAAATGGATGTATACATTAATATAAAAATCTAATACAAAGTGAACGACGCTTTTTAAATGACGTCACACGCAAACGAACACCGTGTGGCGCTGGCGACCAGCAAATGCGCTCCCGAGAGCTTCCAACTACACTGTCAACCAAAGTATTATCTGTGAGTACCCTGTGTGAGAAAATTATGTTTATGTATAGTACGACGGATTCAATCAATAACTCACATTAACTAGATCTTAATAAAACACCGGCGATCGCTTGATACTTTCTTGTTGAAAGCGGCTGACGGCATAAAGCGATTCGGGATTGACAGACGTCAAGGGGGTTCCCGATTGGTCCTAACGGGATCATACGCTTTAGAGCTCGCCTTTATCCGGTTCCTCCGCCAATAGAATCACCGTAAATCCGCAACTGGGCGTAATTTGGCGTTCCGCTTCGCCAGCCACCGGCTGAGCGATATATAAAGCCGCTTCAACCGTTTGTCAAACAAGGAAATTCTCACTTTCCTTCACGGCGGGTGCACACCGGAGTCCTCCGGAACAATCGCGGATATTCTCCCTCCCCCGTTGCCCCACGATCATTTCTTCAAATTCCAGGTGAGCCTCCCTTTCCACTTGGGAGTATTCATCCACATTTAGTTGATGCGGCAATTCAAGGTCATCCTCGCGATAGAAAGAACGAGGTTAAGGACAGTTTCGAGTCCCGGATCTCCTGTTCATACCAGGCTGTGTTGAATCTCGAACACGTCCTTTTATTTGCAGACCGAAAAAGCTGCTCCCAAaaccccctgaaaaaaaatcagccatgATGCAGATCAGCAGCGACTCAGCCACCAACAAGCACTCCCTCATCAACGTCATGCACCGCTTTATCGCGGCGGCCAACAACATGGACGAGACCATCATGGTCCCTAGCCTGCTGCGAGACATGCCCCTGGAGGATCAGGCGGGGGGCCAGACAGAAGCCAACAACAACATCATCATcaaccatcaccaccaccaccggcaaaacgacgacgatgacgacacGCAATGTCCCAGCAAGCAGCAGAGGGACATGTACGAGCACTACCTACTGCTCAAGTCCATCAAGAATGACATGGAATGGGGTCCCCTCAAGAGGGATGTGAGTAGCAGCAACTTTCTGGACATGGCCGTCAAAAAGGAGCAGAAATCCATCTCGGGGGCGCTGCCCATGGAAGACAACGCCGACCTGGAGCGCCAGTTCCACTTTCACTTGCGTGGACTCTTTGGGGTTCTATCCAAGCTCACCTTGGAGGCGGACCACCTGACCAACAGGTACAAGCGGGAGATCGGAGGCGGAAACTTCATTAGATAGGAGGCCTCATTCTACCCGCCTCGGGACCGCTCGCCTTGACCGGGCGTGTCTGGGGAAATTTTCCCGGCCCCCAAACCCGccagatcccccccccccccctcccccccccccgacgCCCCTCATTCGACGTGAACCGGTGAAGACCGCTCGGTGGAGGTTTACGTGTCTTCTGCAGATTTCACTTTAGTTTTCcgggtgtgtgcgtgtatgtgagAATTAAATATTTGTGTAGGAGAAATTGAATGCTGGTTATTCTGTCCCTCCTTTccccctttgtttttttttctttttggatgtTTGAAGGCTAAGCTTGAAGGGCTTTGTTCATTTCATCTGCCGTGCCTTGACTCTTGTCGTTGGCCAACCGCCTAACGTCGAAACGCGCTTCTACGGCTCA from the Stigmatopora nigra isolate UIUO_SnigA chromosome 14, RoL_Snig_1.1, whole genome shotgun sequence genome contains:
- the tspan6 gene encoding tetraspanin-6 gives rise to the protein MSPPSRRLQTKPVITCLKTLLISYSLIFWVTGMILLAVGVWGKVNLEAYITLATDETTNAPYVLIGTGAAIIVFGLFGCFATCRGSTWMLKLYAMFLTVVFLAELVAGISGFIFRHEIKAKMGTAYKSAVLSYNSTETSRVAVDAIQRTLQCCGVKNYTDWVDTDYFKDNGIPASCCKVNTNCSPENLKDVEKAKNEVYHTGCFSLVTNVMESNLGIIAGISFGIAFFQLIGIFLACCLSRYITNNQYEMV
- the mid1ip1l gene encoding mid1-interacting protein 1-like; protein product: MMQISSDSATNKHSLINVMHRFIAAANNMDETIMVPSLLRDMPLEDQAGGQTEANNNIIINHHHHHRQNDDDDDTQCPSKQQRDMYEHYLLLKSIKNDMEWGPLKRDVSSSNFLDMAVKKEQKSISGALPMEDNADLERQFHFHLRGLFGVLSKLTLEADHLTNRYKREIGGGNFIR